TTTAAACCCAATGAATCCGGATAACGCTTGCACCCTCCGTATTACCGCGGCTGCTGGCACGGAGTTAGCCGGTGCTTATTCATTTGGTACCTTCAGCCCTGTTCGCAAACAGGGGTTTATTCCCAAATAAAAGCAGTTTACAACCCATAAGGCCGTCTTCCTGCACGCGGCATGGCTGCGTCAGAGTTGCCTCCATTGCGCAATATTCCTTACTGCTGCCTCCCGTAGGAGTCTGGTCCGTGTCTCAGTACCAGTGTGGGGGATCATCCTCTCAGAACCCCTAGACATCGTAGCCTTGGTGAGCCGTTACCTCACCAACTAGCTAATGTCACGCATGCCCATCTCTAACCGCCGGAGCTTTAAATTACATCCCATGCGAAATGTAATTATTATGAGGTATTAATCCCGATTTCTCGGGGCTATCCCCCTGTTAGAGGTAGGTTGCATACGCGTTACGCACCCGTGCGCCGGTCGTGTCACCACCGAAGTGGTGCTTACCCCTCGACTTGCATGTATTAAGCCTGCCGCTAGCGTTCATCCTGAGCCAGGATCAAACTCTTCGTTGTATAAGTATTTTTCAAAAAATTTATACCTTCAAGATCCTGACTGTTTACTCAAAGTCCTGTCTTTTGACAGGGGACTTCCTGCTGTTCCTTTTCTCTTGGCTGTGCTTCATTATGTCTATGAACTTTCTTTCTTTTTCCGTCTCTTCCAAAACGGGAGTGCAAAAGTAATACCTTTTTTTATTCTCGCAAGCCTTTTTTTACTTTTTTTAAAAAAATTTTTGCTCTACTCTGCATCTCCGTCAAAACGCTTTAAATCACTTGCTTATATAATAAACAACCTTAAGCGCCTTCCCCTTCTCATCTTCTCTATGTACTCCCGCAAAAACGGACTGCAAAAATAGTAAGTTTTTATTCCCTGGCAACATTTTTGACAAAATTTTTTTGTGTTTTTTTTACTGCCTGTTTTAACCTATTTATTATCAGTCATTAAATAAATAATTTTTTTATACAGTTCTTTTTTTTCTCCGTGAACACCAAAGAAAAAGCCCCGAAATAATCATCCCGGGGCTGGAAAAATGTTTTAAATCTATCTTATTTCTTTTTTTCGTTCAACGGTTTCACCGGATAGTTTTCCATGATCTTGGCCACAGCACGTTTGATCCGCTCTTCACGCCCTTCCGGTTTTTCTTTTAATACATCGGTAGCAATACCTTCCCATATCAACTTTTTGGCTTTGGCATCAAAAACATTGACGATGAGTGTACCTTCTTTATATTCGTGCTGTGTATAGGTAGTCGTGGAATAAGTGAATCCTGGTCCCCATCCCCAACGCGGGCCATAACCATAATAACCACCATAATAGCCGCCATAAACGCCTGCTCCGGTAGTATGGGCTGTTGTTTCGGTCTTTTCACGGGTAACAAAGAACAGAGAAACAATCAAATCTCCATGATCTTTTACATAGGTCATTCCCCGTTTTTTAAATTCATTCACAAAAGCTTTCTGAACACGTTCTCTATCGAGCGAATTGATATTTTTTTCCGAACCTTTTGCCCACCCATAAAATTCATAGGTTTTGTACTGGTCAAAGTTTACATTTTTATCATAATCGTAATTTACCTTTAAGGTGGAACACCCGGGGAGGAAAATCATTCCCATAAGAACCCCTAACAAAATCAAAGATAGTCTTTTCATTTTTTTAGCATTTAATTTATAATGAACAAAAATAATTATATTTCGGTAAAGATTTACAAAAATCAGACCATTCTTTCTTAAACTTTTCTAAAGATTTGCAAGCGGATTTGGGGAAACAATGGGT
The sequence above is drawn from the Candidatus Sulfidibacterium hydrothermale genome and encodes:
- a CDS encoding DUF4136 domain-containing protein, which gives rise to MKRLSLILLGVLMGMIFLPGCSTLKVNYDYDKNVNFDQYKTYEFYGWAKGSEKNINSLDRERVQKAFVNEFKKRGMTYVKDHGDLIVSLFFVTREKTETTAHTTGAGVYGGYYGGYYGYGPRWGWGPGFTYSTTTYTQHEYKEGTLIVNVFDAKAKKLIWEGIATDVLKEKPEGREERIKRAVAKIMENYPVKPLNEKKK